The Apium graveolens cultivar Ventura chromosome 3, ASM990537v1, whole genome shotgun sequence sequence GCACCAGGCCTGCATGTCTATTTTTTTACTAGGCCTGTAGTCCCAGTTATCCCTCCCCCAAAGATTTGTGTGTGTGTATTCTGCACGCTGTACCAAGTCCATGGCCCAAACTATTCATTCCTAATCAAGCTAAGCATTGTAGCTTTTATTTTCTTGTTTGAAAGTGCCCAAAAAAATTCTCACACTAGGCATGCGGATTCTAAGATCCTCCCTGACCAACGGTAAAACAGTTAAACCACCAATATTTTCAGGCCATTTTGCAAAAATGAAAAATTGTGAACAAATTATATGTAGAagaaaggatggaaaagggaAGAGACAACGAAAAAGATAGAATGcaaattttatattgatttttttGAGGAAGATGAGAAGGGAAGGGATTGGATCAGAAATCCAACATTGGTGTTGAACGTGTGTACATGGTTCCAGATCCAGATTAAAAAGTAATAGACTAACATATTAAATTAGTTTTTAGCATATAGACACATTTGCCAAATTTGACAAATTAAGATGGcagttttgttttttttaaaccAGAAATATTTCAGAAACACTAGGCTGCTTTTTATTAAAGCAACAAATAAGTCTGCTTCACAAAGCAAGGACTAGCTACAAAATTTGATACACTAATTATTTTGGCAAGATAAATAATGTAGTAGTTAGCATGTTAGCTATTAATCGTACCTCAGGATTAGGTACATTGCTACAGGGCACTGGACTGGCAACATGAAAGACTCCATTGCATCCGCTGACGGCCATAAGAATAGAGTCATAATTCAGCAAGTCTGCTTTGAAGAGTTTTAGTCTATCAGATGATTCTTCAAGTTTCTTCAGGTGATTATTCTTGACATCATCTACAAAAAGAAATCAAGACACTGACACTTGGGAAGAAGCTAAAAAAAATTGCAACTACAACTATACTGAGAGTTGACATGTAAGTATATTATTGTTAGCTTGTAACAATTGTAATTGGTAACTGACTGTGAATTCCTGAAAACAGAAAGAATATAACGCAATATAATTGAAAAGCTTTGAAGTAAACAAAAAATGTAAGCTTTGCCTAGCGGATACCTTGTCCAGATAGTAATAGAAGCGGTCAATGGCTAGGTCTCAATTAAACAATGTGTGCGTGATTATTTGAATTTCTACATTTGACCATACCCAATAAAACTGGTGCTAGGATGGGCCACCTAGCCACCTATTACATCACGAAGAAGGCTCAAACATCAAGGACTCGCACAAGGGACCAAAACTGATCAATATTTACCAAGGCACGGCCCAACACTGATAGCATTTAGGTCTCTTGGAAATACATCTCTTCACTTTTACATGTAACAATCATTAATAGTTAACGGAAATATAGTTAAAATCTTCTGGAAAAAGACTACATTCATAATTGATTAGTAAGTTAGTGTGATGTCTAACATTTTATATTGTCGAGCTAAAACATGAAATATCATGTTTACACCCGAGGGCCCTTAAAGGGTGCTCCCACAGCTGAACAAGAGAAATGAAGATTGGAAGGGGTTAACAGTTTTTTATGGGCCACAAACTTGAAAGATATAATGGCTTCAATAATTTTCTACAAAAATTTACACCTTTTATGCTACCTTTTGATTTACTGGTTTATTACTAGGCATTCATGCTCTTTCCTGTTTTTAGAACTACTAGAATTTCATAACTTTTATTCTTAAATTTTTAGCATATCTAGTTACCTTGTTTTCCAAGGACTTGAAACAGTTGTGTAATGCTTTCTGATGGCTTATGGTGTCAATCCTATGTTGCTTATGTACAGGCATGAATTCTATTAGAAATCAAAGGAAGTGGTTGTGACTATCTTTGCAGAGGGTGTACCTGCTAGCATTGTTGTTATCGAATTCGGCGAGCAAATGGTATAATTGTGTTGCTTAACTTTTTTTTCCCTTCTAGAGCTATTAGAGATTATACTTTTTTCTTGTCAAATTGACCATTTCGCAATGCAAAAAAGctatattatataataattacACATTTGGAAAATAAGCATATTCTAAGAAGCTTTATTAAGTATTTGAGTTTTATAAGATTCTCTTTTCTGATTCACAAGAATATTTTTAATCTTTAGTAAAAATCGATCAATATGACCAAATTCAAACCAAGACAATTCTGTTGAAATTTTAATTTGAAAGCAAGTTTTCCTTGCATCTAAGATCATACATAATTTTCAAAATCTCTTGTTTCTTTACAGATAAGTGTTACCATAGATGCATCTGGTGAAGATACATATGTCTTTCAGCTTCGCCTATATGGAAAGGTGATTTTCCTTTTTAAAAAATTGTTTGTATAATTTTTACACCTTGGCTGAACACTTATTAAGATGAGAAATTTAAGATGTTAGTGGGGATATATTTTAGGAACTATCAATGTGTTGTGCTGAAAATCTGCATAAACCTGGTATTCATTCATTTGTGCATAACCAGTGTTGTGAAAAGCGCATTAAGCGGACGCTTAAGCGGGGGCTTAAGCGTAATCGGAGATAAAAACGCTTGGATTAGTGCAAAATCGGATAGTTAATCGTTTAGTAAAGTTTAAGCGGCTTTAAGCGAAATTAAGTGGATTTTGACCGTTTAAGCGGTTTTTGACCAAATTAAATGgggatttaaaaataattaaaaaaaatatattattttttaaaaaggtgtaatttgatatttttaaatgttacttgtatttttttagttaattatgACTTTGTGAAAGATCATTTTATTGGTTTATTATAATATGTGGATGTTATCtctttattcaaaaaaaaattcagtatttttaatatatatacatatatttatttattaataatccGATTAATGGCCCGTATTTAAAACCGCTTAAGCGTCCGCTTTAGCGCTTAAGCGTCCGCTTTAGCGCTTAAGCGCTAGAAGGTGACCTCACCGCTTAGGTCCGATTTGCGCTTTTTACAACACTGTGCATAACACATAGTTCCTACAAAGTGCAAGTATGAAGTACTGTCTACCAAAATCGAAATTCGCCTAGCCAAGGCTGAAGCCACACACTGGATATCTCTGGAGTACAGTAAGAACAATGCAGTTCCCCAGAAGACATATGTCTCAACACGTAAGTCGCCTTGTCTGTGTTTCGAAAGAGGTTTTATTTACAGTGCTCTGCCCATAAATCATGAACTTTTCATTTAATCTCTTTTATGTGAGATAATTCGGTGAGAATGTCCGCCAACAAACAATGCTTAAATGAAAAGCAAATGACTAAAACACACGTGAATTGATCATGACAACACATTTACAAATTTTAAATTAGTGCCCCATTGTTATTCAAAAATCTGATCAAAATAAAGGCAGGTAGCAACCTTAATAGATTGTTCACATATATTTAACCAATAATTGTCAGCACAAACTTTAATTTAGATATAACAAACTTATTATAGATAGATAATTTAGGCAGGAATGCAGACTTTTATTTAATTCTTTAAACTTGAGGACGGCACTGCATTAGCCAACCCCGGCACAGCCACATATTTCACCCTACACCGGAAAAAATATTCAGCATCTTCTTGGTAGCACAGAAAAAGCAGCCCGGGTTCTGGTAAGTAACATGGATAGGACAACCCCCAACCAAAGAAGATTCAGCTATAACCTCTGGACAACCAGCAACAACATAGATGTGGCGAAGATCAGTCAGGACCGGGCCTATTGCACTCTTAAATGTGGGGTGGTAAAATATACAAACCAGAGCTCGAATTGTGGTGCGGCTTGTCTCCTGCTTGTAAAGTGTACGGAGAATGAAATTAGCAACCATGGCCCCAAAATGTCCAGTGGCCTCAAGCCCATCTAGAGCTGTAAAGTCCGCCTCAAAATTTCCCAAACCCCGGAGGATTCCAAGACACTTATGGTACAATATGACTCCCAAATTCTCAGCTATCTGCATAAAACGAGAAAATGATGCCTTGTTAGCATCAACACCTTCTGTGCTGAACTTGTACATGGAACGAACAGGAAGCCCAGCAAAAAGAGAGAGTATGGCTGGTTGGCGCTGCGTCCTAGCCCAGGCAAGAAAAAAGTTGAAGCAACTTTTAAAACCCGCTGCTGAAACAAGGCCCATTAGTGTGCATATGATGTCTGTGGGGAGAGTTGAAATATTATCGGGTTCCTTCATTATGCCTCACGGACGTATGGGTGATGGACATAATAGAACACTCCATCACCTTTTATATAACCTACCACTGACACTTCACATTCACGTCAGTTACACATGACCTATGAGTTATTCATTTGCTATCTCAAATTTAACCCGTCACTCGCAACCATAACGCTACCGCTGCCTTCAATTAGAATCTTTTCATCTACACAACAGGGGGTACATGGGCTGGACTGGGATTGCCTTCATCCCAGATCATAACTTCAAAGCCCAATAAACATCTAAGTTAGAACCCATTGTCCTTTGCGGGAAATAACATTAAAGCCCATTACAATCTGGACCAGCCTTTATATTTCATATAGCCAGTAAAAAAGTACGGGCTACAAAATTTTTGGCAATCTATTTATAAAAACCAAGGTACTATTCCTGTGTGTTGCACATATGGCAGTTACACAATTAATAATTCTGTTTTTAAAAACCAATTTTTGGAAGTGATAAATTCCAAATTCAAATCGTAAATTCATTCTATATTAATTACATTATGGTATCTCGGTATATTGGAAAATGACAGATTTCAGTGTAACATATTTACTAAAAACTCATGTGTCTTACCTATCAATTCTCctcaaatttataatttattaagaAAATACTACAACTATTTATCAAAAAAACATAATAAACTCTGCAGGAACAGACAACGAGCATTTTCATTCACCACACGTTGAGCGGAAAAATTGGACATCAAAATATGAATGATAACTGCCGATTACATCAAAATGTGGCTCCAACTGCTTCACTTGGCTTGCTTAGCCAATATCATCAAAAATACggaaaaatagaaaaaaataattcaaatcCTCTTTTATATATGGGGAGCCAGTGCGTCTCATGGGTTTTTATTTGTCTAACCCCGCTAATTAACGGATAAATATTGATTTGCAAAGAACAACTGCTGGCCTTATCGATATTTTCCGTTCAAAATATATCTAAAATACCCAATATATATCTTACACACCAGATATTATGTTAAATATTGGAATTAATACCTAACACCACGTACATTTGGAATGAAATGTTGTTAAGCAAGAAAAAGGACATCGTTACACtaaactagtaaaataaaataacaattgTTTGACAATCCAGTAAAATAATTCATGATTCGGCCAACTATGTACAAATAAAAATAAGTACCAGCCTTACTAAAAGAAGCCACATTAAATTGTTCATGGATGTGGTCACTAGGAAGTGGAAATGAATGGTCTGACCGTTCAAAACAAACCGAAAAGACACCTCAAATCACCACCCCTATATAAGCACCTCTTACACTTTACCACCTCCCTCCTTACACACTCAACAACACCATTAGTCTTCTTCGGAAAAATGGAAGCTAACACTCTTGATACTATGAAATCCACCGGCGAAGCAAATACCCTTGCTGCTATGAAACCAAATTCAGATGGAAATACCATTCTGGTGAGGTTGACTGGGAAGCTATTAACAAGCGGAATGGAACTACACTGCATACCAATGTTGTGCTCCTTGATCAACATGTTAGTTTTACCTATAGCCTTGACCAAAACTTCTTAAATTGCATATAGCGATTGAATGGGTTAGGCCAAAATCTAAACCGTATAACAATTGCAACCTTGCAGGACAAACATATAATGGCAGTTGTGCGCAACAACCAAAAACAAATATATCTCCCCATCCTCAAGGAGGACGTAATTTTTTTAATCTCAAACTTCAAGCTTGTGCCTGGACCAAAGCAATACAAATCGATTGATGCAGAACACTCAATCATCTTTTACTATAAAACGAAGATTGCAAAGTCTCCTGACACTAATGTCATACCGCACTACAAATTCGAGTTGATCCCTTTCAGTGATATCAAGAAGCTGGTTGGAAACATCAATATGTTGATAGGTAAATTGAACCCTCATTCACATAAAATCTAAAATTCCAATGATATCTAACATTGTTAACATCTAGCAACTTTATTTCCCTTTGATAGATGTGATCGGACTGGTTAAGACCTATGGACAGATAGAGCGAAGGAATAATAGGGCTCAGAAGATGGACGTCCTCTTGACTGATTCAAGGTTTATTACTAATCAAACTCATGTTTGTGTTTACCTATATATTGATCTACATGCCACATGCTGTTATATTGACCCATGTAAGTTTAGTTACATTGGCATGTCTAGGTTGTTAGTGGCCTCACTAAATAAACAATGTGATTTTATATGAAACTTATTTACAAGAAACATATAACGTCTTTAAGTGGCTTGAATAAACCTATTTATTGGCCACATATAATTTTATCGTATCTGGTATCTTATATAATTTACATAGCTTGGAGACGCCTAATTTTTGATCACATGTGAATTGTGTCTTGTGGATTATTAAATTTATGTGGACTGGTTTATAAGAAATTTGGTTAGATATAATAGAATTGTGAAATTTGAGCCATCAGTAAGCACATGTCTTTGATTCTTCGAGATAATTGTGTCAAAGTGCAAAACAAATTACGCTTGATATAATAGAGTTTTTCCAAAAATAAATACTACACTTAGTAGATCTGGTGACACCAACATAACTGGTTTCATTGTTTAAAAAGGGTGCAATCTTGCAAGTTAGAGCATTTGGGTTAGATCACTACGTTTTGATATTGTTTCTATAACTTCTGTCACTGAACTTACTTGggttgttcaaaaacatattACTAGCGAGTGGCAAGTAAAAACTTCTTGTACAACATTCAAGTGCACCCTACTTTGAAAAAAAGTCCAACCTACGTTACCCGAAAACTAAACCTTTGCTGCATTCACGACACTCTCAAAGAAAAGGTAAACTGTATGAACAACCCTCAACTATGTCACTCTATTATCATACTCGTGTTGTATCGTTAAATTACTTAACATGCTAGTTATGCTGCGGTAATATTAGTATGCCACAATTTAACATACCCTTCTATAGTTTTACCAAACATTTTATGAAGAAAGTAGACTGGATGTCAACTTCCTGTTACACTTTGTGCAGGAGGTTTAGAAATAGTAACAGTTTCTTGTTTCATTGATAAAAAATTAATTGTAGGGAGTAATTTTCTTAGACAAGACATTGTTCTGTGCATGAATAATATTGCTGATGCTATCTCATGATTATAGTGCCTAGGATTAGCAGTCTAGATCCGTAATAATTTGGTACCAACATAGCATGTGTTTATACTGATTGATAGAATAATTGGAGTACGATATATGGATTATTACTTTTTTCTTGCAGAATCTTCAATTGAGTTCAGACGATTGTGCATTTGATTTTTGTATACATTTTAAGCTTGCAACTGGTTTATTGCAATTGCTATTTTCATAAACCACTTCATTGGTGCAGTACAACATCAAATTAAGAAATATAAAATTAATCATATTTGATAAATCCCATCCAACATACTGAATATTTTTTAAGTTATacttatttataatataatatttctGTAAATAGTTATTACTCATAGATAAGAAGAGCTAACATAATCGTAGATTTGAATCACAGTGGGGGAAAATGCACTAACCTTTAACTACAACCAGTAGAAGATTTGCATATCGAAATATTATTTCCTGTCTGAATAATGAATGTCATTATATCACCAGTCAAGTTTATAACAACAAAACAAACTATTAAACTATATATGTTGGTGATGTGGCATTAGAAACATAGTTGAACTGCTATATTTTATAGTTTCTGCCCACAACTAACAATAGATTCGTATGATGCTGATATTCTTTCAATTTTTCACACTTGTGTAGTCTAAGCAGTCACTTTCAGGCAAACTCATCACAAAATCTTTGTTATTCCCACATGAGTGAGAATATTGTGTTGACATTAAGGGAGGATAGGGCAAAACAATTCGTGATATTGCTACCAGCTTGCAAGGGCGACCCTGTATTTGTGGTAGTCACAGGCTTACTGGCCAAGAAATTTTCAGGTAATATAAGCACTTATGCCAACCTACATGAACTGCATACACGCTTACACCACACACTGTACACAAATCATGTTTAAACTAACACGTCCTTCCCTCCATGAATGAACTAAACAATGACACCAATGGCAGCGGAGGCTTCACTGTCCAGTACTGATGCGACGCGCTACTACATCAACATAGACTATGCTCCACTTACTTGCTTGAAGGATGAACTTGCAGTGATTACCAATAACAAAACAGAGCCACTACCACCACCAAAGATCGAGCACTTTGTTACACCAACAGGAGAGAGCATCCCCGAGTTATCCATAAGCTCCATCCTGGAAACACTTATTCCACCAGGAACTCTGGTAAGCCAGTTCCTCCCATCCACTTTAATGCCCAACTACATTACTAGGGCGCTACTACTCCCCCGATTGCGTCATAACATATTCCTCTATCCACTACAGGCTATGCGCTGCATCTGCCATGCGAAAATTATTTCAATCCTTGATGGCAATAGATGGTACTATAACTGCTGCCCCACATGCCCTCGCGCTCTCAGGGATCTAAATGGAAAATTTTTCTGCCTAGCATGCCAGGAGGAGACAGAAACACTGGCTCAACGGTAACCTTAACCCTTTAAAGAACAAAAATGTTCTGGATACCTTTACCCTTTGCCCATTACAAACGGCCAGACAAAACCACCTTAATACCCCAATAAAAATTTGTTGCTTTAACCCTTGCATTTTATTGAACATTCAACAAGTGTCTGAAGTCACGGCGGTGTCCTACGTCAATGCATCACCTAATATTGGAACCTCGTCTGCAGCACCACTCACGAAGAAGCCGAGGGTGGGGTGATCATTTACCGTTACTGGACCTCCTAATAAATTATGCTATGATATTATCAATGAGACATCAGACTCTCGCCCTTTACCTACAGTTTACTTTCATTACTCCTGCTCTTGAACTACATTTTCTATTTTTAATTAAATCTCGGACTAAACGGGATGTTCAAGTACTCAAGTTTATTTATTCTTCGAGCACTTTCACGTTTACGCCTAGCATTATCACTCGACAACTAATATTTAAGATATTACTTTCTATTACTATTGCCTACGGTATCAGCTTCTAATCTCAAAGAAGATTTTTAAGGTACCGCGAAACAATTAATTACAAGCACACTGGAATAATTTTCAACACAATTTATATGAGGGGTGTACACTGAATTTAATAGGAGATATTTTCAATGTTTCAATACGCTAACCATTCGGAAATCTAAATCTAACATATAAATCCCTTTACTGCTAAGCATACTTATTAATTAACTTTTAATTCATATAATTTACAAATGCAATTTTAGTTACCAATTTAGAAAGACCTATGTTATTCATCCGCCAGAAATATTCAATAATATAGTACCACTATAAACACTGCATATTTTTTCAACCATATCCTTTAGTTTTAATTAGATTAGCTTGATTTTAGATTTTAGGATCCCTAGATATCTTCAATAGAGAAGATTAGCTCGATTTTAGATTTTAGGATACCTAGATACCTTCGATAGAGAATCTGCATCAGACCCCATTCAACCGGTAAGTTCCACGCGAGTTACCAAGTACCAACTGTAGCCTGGTTTATCCACGTCTTTTATTTCATCTTACTGCTCATAACTCCCACCATGCCTACATTCACACATCAACTAAAACAATGAAGCTGAAATTTTGATTCTCCCGACAGTGATCACATTAGTGCAAACCATAGTTGTATAAACCATAAACCTTGTCAATTCATTACCAAACGAATCAACGTTATCACC is a genomic window containing:
- the LOC141714781 gene encoding uncharacterized protein LOC141714781, whose translation is MEANTLDTMKSTGEANTLAAMKPNSDGNTILRLNGLGQNLNRITIATLQDKHIMAVVRNNQKQIYLPILKEDVIFLISNFKLVPGPKQYKSIDAEHSIIFYYKTKIAKSPDTNVIPHYKFELIPFSDIKKLVGNINMLIDVIGLVKTYGQIERRNNRAQKMDVLLTDSSLSSHFQANSSQNLCYSHMSENIVLTLREDRAKQFVILLPACKGDPVFVVVTGLLAKKFSAEASLSSTDATRYYINIDYAPLTCLKDELAVITNNKTEPLPPPKIEHFVTPTGESIPELSISSILETLIPPGTLAMRCICHAKIISILDGNRWYYNCCPTCPRALRDLNGKFFCLACQEETETLAQR